A region from the Rosa rugosa chromosome 6, drRosRugo1.1, whole genome shotgun sequence genome encodes:
- the LOC133718577 gene encoding rop guanine nucleotide exchange factor 3, with the protein MDNSLNSDENYDLGYQPSPSSMDQSVAETSTMSSDSFLYRRTNSDVSAFSGSVGDSSYSGEASPSCWPNVKSNLSNQTVLSRLGMKKRMNLTDDKLEDLEAVDLELELMKERFAKLLLGEDMSGSGKGVCTAVTISNSITNLYATIFGANLRLEPLNPEKKAMWRREMDCLLSVCDYIVDLTPVSQTLPNGTSVEMMTSRPRSDIYINLPALKKLDAMLIEVLDSFQETEFWYAEQGSISSKSTTSASASGSFRRISVQRNEEKWWVPVPCVPPGGLSEKSRKHLRHKRDSSNQIHKAAMAINSSILSEMEIPESYMAGLPKSGKACLGDSIYRYMCTSEKFSPEYLLDCLNIASEHEALELADRVESSMYTWRRKACMSNSKSSWVMVKDLMSETDKNDKNHVLAERAESLLFSLKQRYPELSQTSLDTCKIQYNKDVGQAVLESYSRVLESFAYNIVAWIEDVIHVDRSMRNHDQ; encoded by the exons ATGGACAATTCATTGAACTCTGATGAAAACTATGATCTGGGATATCAACCTTCACCTTCTTCTATGGATCAATCAGTAGCAGAAACTTCAACAATGAGTAGTGATTCATTTCTGTACCGCCGGACTAATTCTGATGTCTCGGCTTTCTCTGGGTCAGTAGGTGACAGCAGCTATTCTGGTGAAGCTTCTCCTTCTTGCTGGCCAAATGTGAAATCCAACCTCAGTAACCAAACTGTCCTCAGCAGACTAGGAATGAAGAAACGCATGAATCTCACAGACGATAAACTTGAAGATCTTGAAGCTGTGGATTTAG AACTTGAGTTGATGAAAGAAAGATTTGCAAAGCTCTTGTTGGGTGAAGACATGTCAGGAAGTGGGAAAGGTGTATGCACAGCTGTTACAATTTCAAATTCTATTACCAACCTCTATG CCACTATTTTTGGGGCAAATCTGAGGTTAGAGCCTTTGAATCCTGAGAAGAAAGCAATGTGGAGAAGGGAAATGGATTGTCTTTTATCCGTTTGTGATTACATAGTAGACCTCACTCCAGTATCCCAAACTTTACCAAATGGGACATCTGTGGAG ATGATGACAAGCAGACCAAGATCTGATATTTATATCAACCTTCCAGCTTTAAAAAAGCTTGATGCAATGCTCATT GAAGTGCTTGATAGTTTTCAAGAGACAGAGTTTTGGTATGCAGAACAAGGGAGCATTTCATCAAAGTCAACTACTTCTGCATCAGCATCAGGATCGTTTCGAAGGATTAGTGTGCAGCGGAATGAGGAGAAATGGTGGGTGCCAGTTCCATGTGTTCCTCCAGGTGGCCTCTCTGAGAAGTCAAGGAAGCATTTGAGACACAAACGCGACAGTtctaatcaaattcacaaagcAGCCATGGCAATCAACAGCAGCATTCTTTCTGAGATGGAAATCCCAGAGTCATACATGGCAGGTCTTCCAAAG AGTGGAAAAGCTTGTTTGGGAGATTCGATTTACCGCTACATGTGTACCTCAGAGAAGTTCTCCCCAGAATATCTTCTCGACTGTCTCAACATAGCTTCTGAACATGAAGCACTTGAACTTGCAGATAGAGTTGAATCTTCAATGTACACATGGAGACGTAAAGCATGCATGAGTAATTCAAAGTCTTCATGGGTGATGGTAAAGGATCTAATGTCAGAGACAGACAAGAATGACAAAAACCATGTCCTAGCAGAAAGAGCAGAGAGCTTGTTGTTCTCTTTGAAGCAGAGATATCCTGAGCTCTCTCAGACATCCTTGGACACATGCAAGATTCAATACAACAAG GATGTGGGGCAAGCAGTACTAGAGAGCTACTCAAGAGTGTTGGAAAGTTTTGCATACAACATTGTTGCTTGGATTGAAGATGTAATTCATGTGGACAGATCGATGAGAAACCACGACCAATAG